One genomic segment of Ignavibacteriota bacterium includes these proteins:
- a CDS encoding N-acetyl-gamma-glutamyl-phosphate reductase, which yields MDKIKVSVAGASGYTGGELLRLLLFHPNVEIFQVTSESNYGKLISKVHPNLRGITNLKFTGLADLEKCDLLFLCLPHGSSMKSMEKFMNISDKIIDLSGDFRLKNKDDYIKWYKEDHTKPELLEKFIYGIPELHREEMKNANYISSAGCNATTTILALYPLFKNNLIYETQTVVEVKVGSSEGGKKSSPSSHHPERSGSLRSYKPTSHRHVAEMLQELSLGKKIEIHFSATTTDLVRGILATSHVFLKDDLDEKEIWKVYRKEYSEEPFIRIVKEKEGNYRFPEPKLLYGTNYCDIGFEKDPFSNRLVVISAIDNLMKGAAGQALQAFNLMFGFNEKTGLEFPGLLPI from the coding sequence ATGGACAAAATTAAAGTTTCGGTTGCCGGTGCTTCCGGATATACCGGCGGAGAATTATTGCGTTTACTATTATTCCATCCAAATGTTGAAATTTTTCAAGTTACTTCAGAAAGTAATTATGGAAAACTTATTTCAAAAGTTCATCCAAATTTACGCGGAATAACTAATCTAAAATTTACTGGATTAGCAGATTTAGAAAAATGTGATTTGCTTTTTCTGTGCTTGCCGCATGGTTCATCGATGAAAAGTATGGAAAAGTTTATGAACATTTCAGATAAAATAATTGATTTATCCGGCGATTTCAGATTAAAGAATAAAGATGATTATATCAAATGGTATAAAGAGGATCATACGAAACCGGAATTGCTTGAAAAATTTATTTACGGAATTCCCGAACTTCATCGTGAAGAAATGAAAAATGCAAATTACATTTCAAGTGCCGGATGTAATGCAACAACAACAATATTAGCACTTTATCCACTTTTCAAAAATAATTTGATTTATGAAACCCAAACAGTTGTAGAAGTTAAAGTTGGATCAAGTGAAGGCGGAAAAAAATCTTCGCCATCATCTCATCATCCAGAAAGAAGCGGCTCTTTAAGATCATATAAACCAACTTCTCACAGACACGTTGCCGAAATGCTTCAAGAACTTTCTTTAGGGAAAAAAATTGAAATTCATTTTTCAGCAACAACAACGGATTTGGTCAGAGGAATTTTAGCTACAAGTCATGTTTTCTTAAAAGATGATTTGGATGAAAAAGAAATTTGGAAAGTTTACAGAAAAGAATATTCAGAAGAACCTTTTATTAGAATTGTAAAAGAGAAAGAAGGCAATTACAGATTTCCGGAGCCAAAATTACTTTACGGAACAAATTATTGCGATATTGGTTTTGAGAAAGATCCTTTTTCAAATAGATTAGTTGTAATAAGTGCAATTGATAATTTAATGAAAGGTGCAGCCGGACAAGCTCTACAAGCATTTAATTTAATGTTTGGATTTAATGAAAAAACCGGTCTAGAATTTCCTGGATTACTTCCAATTTAA
- a CDS encoding [LysW]-aminoadipate kinase — protein MYIVKIGGGKDLNLQGIINDLANIKEKFIIVHGANALRDEIAEKLNKPKNVITSASGYSSVFTDEESLDIMIMAYAGLKNKRIVEMCQQVGINAIGLSGIDGKVIQGKRNSGIRIKESGKLKIVHDFSGKPKTSNTSLLNLLLNNGYIPVLSVPIIDENNFAINSENDDIVAVLKNDLNADKIIQLIEAPGFLEDPKDPNSLVKNISKDELERRENQVEGRMKRKILAFRKLFEKGDATIYIGDGRTETPITDAINGKGTIIK, from the coding sequence ATGTACATTGTTAAAATTGGCGGCGGCAAAGATTTAAATTTGCAAGGAATAATAAACGATTTAGCTAATATAAAAGAAAAATTTATAATTGTTCATGGAGCAAATGCTTTAAGAGATGAGATTGCTGAAAAATTAAATAAACCTAAAAATGTTATAACTTCTGCCTCCGGTTATTCAAGTGTATTTACTGATGAAGAATCATTAGATATTATGATTATGGCTTATGCTGGTTTAAAAAATAAACGTATTGTTGAAATGTGTCAGCAAGTTGGAATAAATGCTATTGGGCTTTCCGGAATTGACGGAAAAGTAATTCAAGGAAAAAGAAATAGCGGAATTAGAATTAAAGAAAGTGGGAAATTAAAAATTGTTCACGATTTTTCCGGTAAACCAAAAACTAGTAATACTTCGTTATTAAATTTATTATTGAATAATGGATATATTCCGGTTTTGTCTGTTCCAATAATTGATGAAAATAATTTCGCAATAAATTCTGAAAATGATGACATAGTCGCTGTTTTAAAAAATGATTTGAATGCAGATAAAATTATTCAGCTTATTGAAGCTCCCGGATTTTTAGAAGACCCAAAAGATCCAAATTCTTTGGTTAAAAATATTTCGAAAGATGAATTGGAAAGAAGAGAAAATCAAGTTGAAGGAAGGATGAAAAGAAAAATTTTAGCTTTTAGAAAACTTTTTGAAAAAGGCGATGCAACAATTTATATTGGTGATGGAAGAACCGAAACTCCAATAACAGACGCTATAAACGGAAAAGGAACTATAATAAAATGA
- a CDS encoding acetylornithine/succinylornithine family transaminase, whose amino-acid sequence MSIYKELIDKYEVNVYPKRDVVIVKGKDAKLWDENGKEFIDCAAGIGVATIGHCNEKVAEAISLQARTLITNPAIFYNDKRAQVLEKLISIAPKNLTKAFLTNSGTEAIEAAIKFARVSTGKTDFITAMKGFHGRTLGALSGTYKSEYREPFEPLVPGFSFVPFNNLEKIESAITEKTAGIILEVVQGEGGINIGSKEYFKGVRKICDENNILFIVDEIQSGFCRTGKMFACEYFEIQPDILTLAKAIAGGFPMGAALCSNKINISVGKHGTTFGGNPLAAAASISAIDFMLENNLAKQAEEKGKYFISKFDVEKLSKVRAIRNLGLMIGIELKEKVQPYIIELMNKGVLAMPAGTTVLRLLPPIVISYEELEKVSEILNEMLK is encoded by the coding sequence ATGAGTATTTACAAAGAATTAATTGATAAATATGAAGTAAATGTTTATCCCAAAAGAGACGTTGTAATTGTTAAAGGAAAAGATGCAAAACTTTGGGATGAGAACGGCAAAGAATTTATTGATTGTGCAGCTGGGATTGGTGTTGCAACAATTGGTCATTGCAATGAAAAAGTTGCTGAAGCAATTTCACTGCAAGCAAGAACTTTAATTACGAATCCCGCAATATTTTATAATGATAAGCGCGCCCAAGTCTTAGAAAAATTAATTTCAATTGCACCAAAAAATTTAACGAAAGCATTTTTAACTAATTCCGGTACAGAAGCAATTGAAGCAGCCATAAAATTTGCAAGAGTTTCAACCGGAAAAACAGATTTTATTACTGCGATGAAAGGATTTCACGGAAGGACTTTAGGAGCATTAAGCGGGACTTATAAATCAGAGTACAGAGAACCGTTTGAGCCTTTAGTTCCGGGGTTTTCCTTTGTTCCATTTAACAACTTGGAAAAAATTGAATCTGCAATTACTGAAAAAACTGCCGGAATAATTTTGGAAGTTGTTCAAGGCGAAGGCGGAATAAATATTGGGTCAAAAGAATATTTTAAAGGTGTAAGAAAAATTTGTGATGAAAATAATATTTTATTTATAGTTGATGAAATTCAATCCGGATTTTGCAGAACCGGTAAAATGTTTGCTTGTGAATATTTTGAAATTCAACCGGATATTTTAACTTTGGCAAAAGCTATTGCTGGAGGTTTCCCAATGGGTGCAGCATTATGTTCCAATAAAATTAATATTTCTGTTGGAAAACACGGAACAACTTTTGGCGGAAATCCACTTGCAGCAGCAGCTTCAATTTCAGCAATTGATTTTATGTTGGAAAATAATTTAGCTAAACAAGCTGAAGAAAAAGGTAAATATTTTATTTCAAAATTTGACGTAGAAAAATTATCTAAAGTTAGAGCAATTAGAAATCTTGGATTAATGATTGGAATTGAACTTAAAGAAAAAGTTCAACCGTATATTATTGAGCTAATGAATAAAGGAGTTTTGGCAATGCCCGCCGGAACAACTGTTTTGCGATTGCTTCCGCCAATTGTAATTAGTTATGAAGAATTAGAAAAAGTTTCAGAAATTTTAAATGAAATGTTGAAGTAA
- a CDS encoding glycosyltransferase family 2 protein → MSISENKNNVCAVIPFFNEKSTLNKIVTETINYVDLLILVNDGSTDNWQSEILKSEKIILISNENNLGKGAALKLGFLKSIELKTLITITLDADLQHDPKQITNFLNNIENYDCIIGKREISKTKMPIHRRLSNYLTSKLLSMKTGTEILDSQSGFRAFKTNILENILPQFTGFEAESEMIVKLCKQKYKLGFILIPTIYGNDNSKMKAIPTILGFIKVLLKT, encoded by the coding sequence TTGAGTATTTCAGAAAACAAAAATAATGTTTGTGCTGTTATTCCATTCTTCAACGAAAAATCTACTTTGAATAAAATAGTTACAGAAACAATTAATTATGTTGATTTGTTAATTTTAGTGAATGACGGATCAACAGATAATTGGCAATCAGAAATTCTTAAAAGCGAAAAAATTATTCTAATTTCAAATGAAAATAATTTAGGAAAAGGTGCAGCTTTAAAATTAGGATTTTTGAAAAGTATTGAATTAAAAACTTTGATAACAATTACTTTAGATGCTGATCTTCAACACGATCCAAAACAAATTACAAATTTTTTGAATAACATTGAAAATTATGATTGCATAATTGGGAAAAGGGAAATAAGTAAAACAAAAATGCCGATTCATAGAAGATTGAGCAATTATTTGACTTCAAAATTATTGAGTATGAAAACCGGAACGGAAATTTTAGATAGCCAATCCGGATTTAGAGCTTTTAAAACAAATATACTTGAAAATATTTTGCCGCAATTTACCGGATTTGAAGCAGAAAGTGAAATGATTGTAAAACTTTGTAAACAAAAATATAAATTAGGCTTTATCCTTATTCCAACTATTTATGGAAATGATAATTCTAAAATGAAAGCAATTCCCACTATTTTAGGATTCATTAAAGTATTGCTAAAAACATAA
- a CDS encoding TIGR00159 family protein, with amino-acid sequence MFELFKIGFLPFTLLDFIDIILVSFIIYKLYTKIRGTIAAQIFIGLVIILFLSFVAQAINLRALGWLLNLITDIWVIAFIVLFQPEIRRLLVILGKNPLFNVFVKNDEINSAADIITEAAFELAQHQHGALIVYLKSTGLRSVIESGEILNAKLSKNMLRSIFFPRSPLHDGAVIINNYNIEAARCTLPLTERTSIDGRNLGMRHRAGIGITENADVISIIVSEETGSISIAERGKLISGLSKEGLKNQIVRSTISSKDKGVKHIFEYFRKQK; translated from the coding sequence ATGTTTGAATTATTTAAAATAGGATTCTTGCCTTTCACTTTACTTGATTTTATAGATATCATTCTTGTATCCTTTATAATTTATAAACTTTATACAAAAATTAGAGGAACAATTGCAGCACAAATTTTCATTGGATTAGTAATAATTTTATTTCTTTCATTTGTTGCTCAAGCAATAAATTTGCGGGCTTTAGGCTGGTTGTTAAATTTAATTACGGATATTTGGGTAATAGCTTTTATCGTTTTATTCCAACCTGAAATTAGAAGACTATTAGTTATTCTCGGTAAAAATCCATTGTTTAATGTTTTTGTAAAAAATGATGAAATCAATTCTGCCGCTGATATAATAACCGAAGCTGCATTTGAATTAGCTCAACATCAGCATGGCGCTTTAATCGTTTACCTAAAATCAACGGGACTTAGAAGCGTAATTGAAAGCGGAGAAATTCTTAATGCTAAACTTAGCAAAAATATGCTTCGTTCAATATTTTTTCCAAGAAGTCCGCTTCATGACGGAGCAGTAATTATAAACAATTATAATATTGAAGCAGCTCGTTGTACATTGCCTCTTACTGAAAGAACTTCAATCGATGGTAGAAATTTGGGAATGAGACACAGAGCCGGAATTGGAATTACTGAAAACGCAGATGTTATTAGCATAATAGTTTCGGAAGAAACCGGAAGTATTTCAATTGCAGAAAGGGGAAAACTTATTTCCGGCTTATCTAAAGAAGGATTAAAAAATCAAATTGTAAGAAGTACAATTTCATCAAAAGACAAAGGTGTAAAACATATATTTGAGTATTTCAGAAAACAAAAATAA
- the folP gene encoding dihydropteroate synthase, protein MIDFYDYLLSSKIPLVMGIVNVTPDSFSDGGKYFDKNSAVNHALNLIELGADIIDIGGESTRPGAKIISTNEELIRAIPVIEEIRKIDKNIFISIDTTKSEVAKEAINCGVNLVNDISAGSFDPRIFEVVKESEIPYVLMHMKGKPQNMQNEPFYNNVVGEVYDFLKEKIIELNSKGIKKIIIDPGIGFGKRIEDNFDILKNLNKFLNLNKPILVGISKKSFLGKSLNVDIDSRENSTIISETFSVIKGAKIIRTHNVKNAVELKTIFNYLENPKQLTNV, encoded by the coding sequence ATGATTGATTTTTACGATTATTTATTAAGTTCGAAAATCCCTTTAGTTATGGGAATTGTAAATGTTACACCAGATTCATTTTCAGATGGAGGAAAATATTTCGATAAAAATTCTGCTGTAAATCATGCTTTAAATTTGATAGAATTGGGAGCAGATATTATTGATATTGGCGGTGAATCAACTCGACCGGGAGCAAAAATAATTTCAACAAACGAAGAGTTAATTAGGGCAATTCCAGTAATTGAAGAAATAAGAAAAATTGATAAAAATATTTTTATTTCCATTGATACAACAAAATCGGAAGTAGCAAAAGAAGCAATAAATTGCGGCGTAAATTTAGTTAATGATATTAGTGCCGGAAGTTTTGATCCAAGAATTTTTGAAGTTGTTAAGGAAAGTGAAATTCCTTATGTTCTTATGCATATGAAAGGGAAACCGCAAAATATGCAGAACGAACCTTTTTACAATAATGTTGTTGGAGAAGTATATGATTTTCTAAAAGAAAAAATTATTGAATTAAATTCAAAAGGGATTAAAAAAATTATAATTGATCCCGGTATTGGTTTTGGAAAAAGAATTGAAGATAATTTTGATATTCTAAAAAACTTAAATAAGTTTTTAAACTTAAACAAACCAATTTTAGTTGGAATTTCAAAAAAATCGTTTCTTGGAAAATCTTTAAATGTTGATATTGATTCAAGAGAAAATTCAACAATAATTTCAGAAACATTTTCAGTAATAAAAGGTGCAAAAATTATTAGAACTCATAATGTAAAAAATGCTGTAGAACTTAAAACTATTTTTAACTATTTAGAAAACCCAAAACAATTAACCAATGTTTGA
- the nagA gene encoding N-acetylglucosamine-6-phosphate deacetylase, with amino-acid sequence MELAFIGGDIVTPFRILKKGIITTKEGRIYHIGPENKIDLPKNVEIHDVSNKYIFPGFIDLLVHGGAGGYGFSDESDESIKKISEYFITKGSTSILASLHAKPKQAVLDDLDRIARFIKTNPKTNIVGIHMEGPYLNPELKGAMNENYLWKPSIESFKEMWEASQGLIKMMTISPELDGALDVIREASFNGVVCSIGHSTASYEQVDLAIDHGAAHVTHMFNAMKPINHRNPGVAIAALLRDELKLQLIADTYHVHPATMEFLLKSKTSKGIILITDSIRVGGMHEGEKTQFSDQNVTLTGNKAVMEDGTIAGSTLTLNKAIKNIHETTGAKLTEAVRMATVNPAKVIKLDSGIIASGKPADFVVLDKDLNVEMTIMNGEIRYTAEN; translated from the coding sequence ATGGAATTAGCATTTATTGGCGGAGATATTGTAACTCCGTTTAGAATTTTAAAAAAAGGTATAATAACTACAAAAGAAGGAAGAATTTATCATATTGGACCGGAAAATAAAATCGATCTTCCAAAGAATGTTGAAATTCATGATGTAAGTAATAAATATATTTTCCCGGGATTTATTGATTTATTAGTTCACGGCGGAGCTGGAGGCTATGGATTTTCAGATGAATCGGATGAAAGTATAAAAAAAATAAGTGAATATTTTATCACAAAAGGTTCAACTTCAATTTTAGCAAGTTTGCATGCAAAACCGAAACAAGCCGTTCTGGATGATTTAGATAGAATTGCTCGTTTTATTAAAACCAATCCAAAAACAAATATTGTCGGAATTCATATGGAAGGTCCATATTTGAATCCGGAATTAAAAGGTGCAATGAACGAAAATTATCTTTGGAAGCCTTCGATAGAATCTTTCAAAGAAATGTGGGAAGCTTCACAAGGATTAATTAAAATGATGACAATTTCTCCAGAACTTGATGGAGCTTTGGATGTAATTAGAGAAGCTTCGTTTAATGGTGTTGTTTGTTCAATCGGTCATTCAACTGCAAGTTATGAACAAGTTGATTTGGCAATTGATCACGGTGCGGCTCATGTAACACACATGTTTAATGCGATGAAACCGATAAATCACAGAAATCCTGGAGTTGCAATTGCTGCACTTTTAAGAGATGAACTAAAATTACAACTTATTGCTGATACATATCATGTTCATCCCGCAACTATGGAATTTTTACTCAAATCTAAAACTTCAAAAGGAATAATTCTTATTACGGATTCTATTAGAGTAGGTGGAATGCATGAAGGAGAGAAAACACAATTTTCTGATCAAAATGTGACCCTTACTGGAAATAAAGCAGTTATGGAAGACGGGACAATTGCTGGGAGCACGCTTACGTTAAATAAAGCTATTAAAAATATTCATGAAACAACAGGAGCAAAATTAACGGAAGCCGTAAGAATGGCGACTGTAAATCCCGCAAAAGTAATAAAATTAGACAGCGGAATTATTGCAAGCGGTAAACCAGCAGATTTTGTTGTTTTAGATAAAGATCTTAATGTAGAAATGACAATTATGAATGGCGAAATTAGATATACCGCGGAAAATTGA
- a CDS encoding ribulose-phosphate 3-epimerase → MAYLAPSILAADFTKLPQQIRAVELGNADFIHCDIMDGQFVPNITFGPLIISAVKKITKLPLDVHLMINNPENMISKFAEAGANIITVHQENNLHLDRVIQQIKEHNVKAGISINPATAIETILPIIHNVDLVLIMSVNPGFGGQTFIDYTLEKIKFLDNLKKQNNFNYLIEVDGGITKENIKKVKDAGCNIIVTGTAIFKNEDITVATVELKNLLLD, encoded by the coding sequence ATGGCTTACTTAGCTCCCTCAATTCTTGCAGCAGATTTTACAAAATTACCACAACAAATTAGAGCAGTTGAATTAGGAAATGCTGATTTTATTCACTGCGATATTATGGATGGACAATTTGTGCCAAATATTACTTTTGGACCTCTAATTATTTCTGCAGTTAAAAAAATCACCAAACTTCCTCTTGATGTGCATTTAATGATAAATAATCCGGAGAATATGATTTCTAAATTTGCAGAAGCCGGAGCAAATATAATTACGGTACATCAAGAAAATAATCTGCATTTAGATCGTGTAATTCAGCAGATCAAAGAACATAATGTTAAAGCTGGAATTTCAATAAATCCGGCAACAGCTATAGAAACAATTTTACCAATTATTCATAATGTAGATTTGGTATTAATTATGTCTGTAAATCCCGGTTTCGGAGGGCAAACTTTTATTGATTACACTTTAGAAAAAATAAAATTTTTAGATAATCTTAAAAAACAAAATAACTTTAATTACCTAATTGAAGTTGACGGCGGAATAACTAAAGAAAATATCAAAAAAGTTAAAGATGCCGGATGCAATATAATTGTTACGGGAACTGCAATTTTTAAAAATGAAGATATTACTGTAGCAACTGTTGAATTAAAAAATTTATTATTGGATTAA
- a CDS encoding PASTA domain-containing protein, producing the protein MKATFNKILTFTAIAAAILAILAFILDVIIMPLYVKSEEIQVPEVIGLSKEEASEILDDNDLVASFETTRYSEKIPRDHVIFQKPYAGSFVKKNRRIVLHVSGGNPLKRMPDLFEKSVRDAQITIERMGFEISEIEEVKSELPANTIVEQYPSAGINLSKGSNIKLMVSIGPNKGMVRVPDLLGMSLKEATSTLEENSLEIGILTYEASRNLLPNTIISQYPSKNTLIEVGDSIDLFITKNQD; encoded by the coding sequence ATGAAAGCAACATTTAATAAAATATTAACCTTTACCGCAATTGCGGCAGCTATTTTAGCAATTTTGGCATTTATTTTAGATGTTATAATTATGCCTTTGTATGTTAAAAGTGAGGAAATTCAAGTTCCGGAAGTTATCGGATTATCAAAAGAAGAAGCTTCTGAAATTTTGGATGATAATGATTTGGTCGCATCTTTTGAAACTACAAGATACAGTGAAAAAATTCCAAGAGATCATGTAATTTTTCAAAAACCTTATGCCGGAAGTTTTGTTAAAAAGAATAGAAGAATTGTTTTACATGTTAGTGGCGGAAATCCGTTAAAGAGAATGCCGGATTTATTTGAAAAATCCGTTAGAGATGCACAAATTACTATTGAAAGAATGGGATTTGAAATTTCCGAAATTGAAGAAGTGAAATCTGAACTTCCGGCAAATACAATAGTCGAACAATATCCTTCGGCTGGAATTAATCTTTCAAAAGGATCAAATATTAAATTGATGGTTAGCATTGGTCCAAATAAAGGAATGGTTAGAGTTCCGGATTTGTTAGGAATGTCTTTAAAAGAAGCAACTTCAACTTTGGAAGAAAATTCTTTGGAAATTGGAATTTTAACATATGAAGCTTCCAGAAATCTTTTACCGAATACAATAATTTCTCAATATCCAAGTAAAAATACTTTGATTGAAGTTGGGGATTCTATAGACTTATTTATTACTAAAAATCAAGATTAA
- a CDS encoding peptide MFS transporter — MFKNHPKGLPILFFTEMWERFGFYTMIAIFVFYLQENFGWDQATVTNIYGIFMAGVYFTPIIGGWVADNVLGYGKTIIIGAITMGIGYALMSIPTNNPYLVFGGLAVIAIGNGFFKANISVMVGNLYKHSESSLKDAGFNIFYMGINVGAFYAPFAAAGIKNFLIENFGATLAQGYNAGFAIASIGMIFSLLIFTIFRSYYKDADYQSKNVSNASKDLVLTKKQEKDRIIALLTIFGIVIFFWMAFHQNGAALSLFARDYTHQVVGKFTYLLFDVISLHAILFVFFGISSLMKKDSTSKSKSIGFGLTAVGIATLIYKISTVEETGTISPEQFQAFNPMFIVLITPLIVKYFSDLNKKGKEPSSPAKIGIGMLITAIAYFVMLFAALGLAPVHSLNGSTSPITVSPFYLISTYFLLTFAELHLSPMGLSFVSKVAPPKMKGLLMGGWFGATAVGNYLAGFVGRFYQEWELWQFFLILIVCALLAALMIVFTLKKLKQATS; from the coding sequence ATGTTTAAAAATCATCCGAAAGGACTTCCAATATTGTTTTTTACCGAAATGTGGGAAAGATTTGGCTTCTATACTATGATTGCAATATTTGTTTTTTATCTTCAAGAAAATTTTGGCTGGGATCAAGCAACTGTTACAAATATATATGGAATTTTTATGGCTGGAGTTTATTTTACTCCAATAATTGGCGGATGGGTTGCTGATAATGTTTTGGGTTATGGTAAAACTATTATAATTGGGGCTATTACAATGGGAATTGGTTATGCATTAATGTCAATTCCAACAAATAATCCTTATCTGGTTTTTGGCGGTTTAGCAGTAATTGCAATTGGTAACGGATTTTTTAAAGCAAATATTTCGGTAATGGTCGGAAATTTATATAAACATTCAGAATCATCTTTAAAAGATGCGGGATTTAATATCTTTTATATGGGAATAAATGTTGGTGCATTTTACGCTCCTTTTGCAGCTGCTGGAATAAAAAACTTTTTAATTGAAAATTTTGGAGCAACTTTGGCACAAGGATATAATGCCGGATTTGCAATTGCTTCAATCGGAATGATATTTTCACTTTTGATTTTCACAATATTTAGAAGTTATTACAAAGATGCGGATTACCAATCAAAAAATGTCTCAAATGCAAGTAAGGATTTAGTTCTTACAAAAAAACAAGAAAAAGATAGAATTATAGCACTTCTAACAATTTTTGGAATTGTTATTTTTTTCTGGATGGCGTTTCATCAAAATGGAGCTGCACTTTCTCTTTTTGCAAGAGATTACACACACCAAGTTGTAGGAAAGTTTACTTACTTATTATTTGATGTAATTAGTCTGCATGCAATTTTATTTGTGTTTTTTGGAATAAGTTCTTTGATGAAAAAAGATTCTACTTCAAAATCAAAAAGTATTGGTTTTGGCTTAACGGCGGTTGGTATTGCAACATTAATTTATAAAATTTCTACTGTTGAAGAAACCGGCACAATATCTCCAGAACAATTTCAAGCTTTCAATCCAATGTTTATTGTTTTGATTACGCCACTTATTGTAAAATACTTTTCCGATTTAAATAAAAAAGGTAAAGAACCGTCTTCTCCCGCAAAAATAGGAATTGGAATGTTAATTACCGCAATTGCTTATTTTGTAATGTTATTTGCAGCTTTAGGATTAGCTCCTGTTCATTCATTAAATGGAAGTACTTCGCCAATTACAGTAAGTCCATTTTATTTAATTTCAACATATTTTTTATTAACATTTGCGGAATTGCATTTAAGTCCAATGGGACTTTCATTTGTTTCTAAAGTTGCCCCTCCCAAAATGAAAGGATTGCTAATGGGCGGATGGTTTGGCGCAACTGCTGTTGGAAATTATCTTGCCGGATTTGTGGGAAGATTCTATCAAGAATGGGAATTATGGCAATTCTTCTTAATATTAATTGTCTGTGCTTTGTTAGCAGCGTTAATGATTGTCTTCACATTAAAAAAATTAAAACAAGCTACATCATAA
- the nagB gene encoding glucosamine-6-phosphate deaminase has translation MLVIIKNDYELLSQEAAKVIADRLKKKPNLVLGLATGSTPLGLYKELIRMHKYEGLDFSKVVTFNLDEYIGLPPSHDQSYHYFMQKNFFSEINLDPRFIHVPQGMANDVKQFCNWYEERIKSFGGIDIQVLGIGANGHIAFNEPGSSLGSRTRIKTLTPTTRDDNKRFFEKGEDVPKYAITMGVGTIMDAKELLLVASGQSKAEAIRASVEGPITAMCPASIIQMHKEAFVIIDKSAASRLSGTYVDTWESLIL, from the coding sequence ATGTTAGTAATTATCAAAAATGATTATGAATTATTAAGCCAGGAAGCTGCAAAAGTAATTGCAGATAGATTGAAGAAGAAACCAAATTTAGTTCTTGGACTTGCGACTGGCAGCACACCATTAGGTCTGTACAAAGAATTAATAAGGATGCACAAATATGAAGGATTAGATTTTTCAAAAGTAGTTACTTTTAATTTGGATGAATATATTGGACTTCCGCCTTCTCACGATCAAAGTTATCATTATTTTATGCAAAAGAATTTTTTCTCAGAAATAAATTTGGATCCAAGATTTATTCATGTTCCGCAAGGAATGGCAAATGATGTAAAACAATTTTGCAATTGGTATGAAGAAAGAATTAAAAGCTTTGGCGGGATTGATATTCAAGTTTTAGGAATTGGTGCCAATGGGCATATTGCCTTCAATGAACCCGGTTCATCACTTGGATCAAGAACACGTATAAAAACACTAACTCCTACAACAAGAGATGACAATAAAAGATTTTTTGAAAAAGGTGAAGACGTTCCGAAATATGCAATAACTATGGGTGTTGGAACAATTATGGATGCAAAAGAATTATTATTAGTTGCATCAGGTCAATCAAAAGCTGAAGCAATTAGAGCTTCTGTAGAGGGACCAATTACCGCAATGTGTCCAGCTTCAATAATTCAAATGCATAAAGAAGCATTTGTAATTATTGATAAATCAGCAGCATCTCGTTTAAGCGGAACATATGTTGACACTTGGGAATCACTTATTCTTTAA